A genomic stretch from Croceibacterium aestuarii includes:
- a CDS encoding TonB-dependent receptor yields the protein MSQSKTGSIFRARGPLRVRPALALQLSTAAFAVGLGFTAPASAQSQTDTARADSDRVPPEIIVTAERREENLQDIPIAATALSGDNLDAKAVENLADLQYAAPSVSITDQGLTQSVNIRGIGIASGSPAVANGVATYIDGVFQPPIVTSSSFYDLANIEVLRGPQGTLVGSNSTGGAIFINTVNPSTDRVKGYAKAHYGSYDAVGMEGAVNLPLSNTLAVRISGISNWRDSYFTDLGPFHNRPDRLDEQAGRLGVMWQPGAFRALGKVEWVDKQTGGYAYRPIEGTAFENARTNDIRELTYNAPTKNHERALNSSLELRYETDSGIVFRSLTGYTNKRINNLYDSDGAFAPSATDPAASFTQTEDQFVRERELTEEINIISPTDGDFNWIVGGYYQKNKIDVAIRNRSGDIVGDPTDIAIFNDKLTLGAFAQAGYKLLPSLELQVGARYSHYKVDQTGSVTIGSEGPVFGPDGLQVANLVGSHKDGRATGKIALNWSVDDDNLIYVFAARGYKPGGTNSATSDFGPETVWDYELGWKGNLLDNHLRTQFGAFYMNYRDFQFDSLEAATGQTGVVNISNATIKGFELQAQAYFGGFSLDGGLAYVDSSLDPVTIVNSRLLPPIGQLGPQCPAGTPSSPPACFDYGPFTGTAAGGPNLFSPKWSYNLGAQYEFPVGGDATLTPRLNYAYLGPRWTNLFYDPKLDYLAGRGLLSAQLTFKNREWAVEGYATNLTDKEYVSGQSANNELYGAPREYGVRVSVRF from the coding sequence ATGTCGCAGTCCAAAACCGGCTCCATCTTCCGGGCGCGCGGCCCGCTTCGAGTCCGCCCTGCCCTCGCCCTTCAGCTGTCGACCGCAGCTTTCGCGGTCGGCCTCGGATTCACCGCGCCCGCGTCGGCCCAGTCGCAGACCGACACTGCGCGCGCCGACAGCGACAGGGTCCCGCCCGAAATTATCGTCACGGCGGAACGCCGCGAAGAGAATCTACAGGATATCCCGATCGCCGCGACTGCCCTGTCGGGCGACAATCTCGACGCGAAGGCCGTCGAGAACCTTGCCGATCTGCAATACGCCGCCCCTTCGGTTTCGATTACGGACCAGGGCTTGACCCAGTCCGTCAACATTCGCGGGATCGGCATCGCCAGCGGCTCCCCGGCGGTCGCAAACGGGGTCGCAACCTACATCGATGGGGTCTTTCAGCCGCCGATCGTCACGTCCTCCAGCTTTTACGACTTGGCCAACATCGAGGTTCTGCGCGGGCCGCAGGGAACCCTGGTCGGGTCCAACTCGACCGGCGGGGCAATCTTCATCAACACCGTCAACCCGAGCACGGACCGGGTCAAAGGCTACGCCAAGGCGCACTACGGCAGCTACGACGCGGTAGGGATGGAAGGGGCGGTCAATCTGCCCTTGAGCAACACGCTGGCGGTTCGCATCTCCGGGATCAGCAACTGGCGCGACAGCTACTTCACGGACCTTGGGCCCTTTCATAATCGGCCCGACAGGCTTGACGAGCAGGCCGGGCGGCTCGGCGTGATGTGGCAACCCGGCGCCTTCCGCGCGCTGGGCAAGGTGGAATGGGTCGACAAGCAAACAGGCGGCTACGCCTATCGCCCCATCGAGGGCACGGCGTTCGAAAATGCGCGCACCAACGACATTCGCGAGTTGACCTACAACGCGCCGACCAAGAACCACGAGCGGGCTCTCAACTCGAGCCTTGAGCTCCGCTACGAAACCGACAGCGGGATCGTCTTCCGCTCCCTTACGGGCTATACCAACAAGCGGATCAACAACCTCTACGACAGCGATGGCGCTTTCGCCCCGTCGGCAACCGATCCGGCAGCCAGCTTCACCCAGACCGAAGACCAGTTCGTACGCGAGCGCGAACTTACAGAGGAAATCAACATCATCTCGCCGACCGACGGGGATTTCAACTGGATCGTCGGCGGCTATTACCAGAAGAACAAGATCGACGTCGCGATCCGCAACCGCAGCGGGGACATCGTCGGCGACCCGACCGACATCGCGATCTTCAACGACAAGCTCACGCTCGGCGCGTTCGCGCAGGCCGGGTACAAGCTCCTCCCCTCCCTCGAGCTGCAGGTCGGCGCTCGGTATTCGCACTACAAGGTCGACCAGACGGGCAGCGTGACGATCGGATCGGAAGGCCCGGTTTTCGGGCCTGACGGGTTGCAGGTTGCGAACCTCGTCGGCAGTCACAAGGACGGGCGGGCCACGGGCAAAATCGCGCTCAACTGGTCGGTCGACGACGACAACCTGATCTACGTCTTCGCGGCGCGCGGGTACAAGCCCGGCGGCACCAATAGCGCCACCTCCGATTTCGGCCCGGAAACCGTGTGGGATTACGAACTGGGATGGAAGGGCAACCTGCTCGACAATCATCTGCGCACCCAGTTCGGCGCATTCTACATGAATTACCGGGATTTCCAGTTCGACTCGCTCGAGGCCGCCACGGGGCAAACAGGCGTGGTCAACATCTCCAATGCGACGATCAAGGGTTTCGAACTCCAGGCGCAAGCCTACTTCGGAGGGTTCAGCCTCGACGGCGGTCTGGCCTATGTCGATTCGAGCCTCGACCCGGTGACGATCGTGAACAGCCGTCTGTTGCCGCCGATAGGGCAACTCGGACCGCAATGCCCTGCCGGTACGCCTTCGAGCCCGCCCGCCTGCTTCGATTACGGTCCATTCACCGGTACGGCTGCGGGCGGACCCAACCTGTTCTCGCCCAAATGGTCCTACAACCTTGGCGCACAGTATGAATTTCCGGTCGGCGGCGACGCTACGCTGACGCCGCGATTGAACTACGCCTACCTGGGACCGCGCTGGACGAACCTGTTTTACGATCCCAAGCTCGATTATCTCGCCGGGCGAGGCCTGCTCTCGGCCCAGCTGACCTTCAAAAACCGCGAGTGGGCAGTGGAAGGCTACGCCACCAACCTCACCGACAAGGAATACGTGAGCGGCCAATCGGCCAACAACGAACTATACGGCGCGCCGCGCGAATACGGTGTCCGGGTTTCAGTGAGGTTCTGA
- a CDS encoding serine hydrolase domain-containing protein has protein sequence MSYKKLSSLLFRTPVYALALSSVCASAQQVLPPQLAQGPRSDVPIAVQELRWHMNDADINSLTFRSMDSLFTTRSVPRSGPVWQLQRSDHPLDFTYTYEGETYTPDQFLDRTYTNALLVMKNGRIVYENYRNNSDERTRFIGWSMTKSFTSALVGIALSEGRIKSIDDPIDAYLPELKGGGYEGVTIRQIMQMRSGVDYEERYDFANPGVAASNHIAALVKNVARFADPARTIKRIHKPGEVFQYKTLDTAVLGWLLERVSGGSTLSAYMAQRLWEPLGAESDGFFIMDGPPGVGREFNGAGFNATLRDFARFGLMMMNGGRANGHQIVPADWVALSTRPTEAVPKGQMGYGLQWWDLDNGAYSAIGLQGQYIYIDPKTKTLVVKLSYFPPAEQDASEETAAFLKAASTWTPQ, from the coding sequence ATGTCTTACAAGAAGTTGAGCAGCTTGCTTTTCCGCACGCCCGTTTATGCACTGGCGCTGTCTTCGGTATGCGCATCCGCGCAGCAAGTCCTGCCGCCGCAACTCGCGCAAGGTCCCCGTTCCGATGTGCCGATCGCGGTGCAGGAGTTGCGCTGGCACATGAACGATGCGGATATCAACAGCCTCACTTTCCGCAGCATGGACTCGCTGTTCACCACGCGCAGCGTTCCGCGTTCGGGTCCGGTCTGGCAGCTCCAGCGCAGCGATCATCCGCTCGATTTCACGTACACCTACGAAGGCGAGACTTACACGCCTGACCAATTCCTCGACCGGACCTACACGAATGCGCTTCTCGTCATGAAAAACGGCCGGATCGTCTACGAGAATTATCGCAACAACAGCGACGAGCGCACCCGCTTCATCGGCTGGTCTATGACCAAATCCTTCACGTCGGCGCTGGTCGGCATTGCCCTATCCGAAGGACGCATCAAGTCGATCGACGATCCGATCGACGCTTACCTGCCCGAACTCAAGGGGGGAGGATACGAAGGCGTCACCATCCGCCAGATCATGCAGATGCGCTCGGGCGTGGATTACGAGGAACGCTACGATTTCGCCAATCCGGGCGTTGCCGCGAGCAATCACATCGCGGCGCTGGTCAAGAACGTCGCCCGCTTTGCCGACCCGGCGAGGACCATCAAGCGCATCCACAAACCAGGCGAGGTCTTCCAGTACAAGACTCTCGACACCGCAGTGCTCGGCTGGCTGCTCGAACGGGTCAGCGGCGGGAGCACGCTATCCGCCTATATGGCGCAGCGTCTTTGGGAGCCGCTTGGAGCCGAAAGCGACGGCTTCTTCATCATGGATGGCCCGCCGGGGGTGGGCCGCGAATTCAACGGCGCAGGTTTCAATGCCACGCTGCGCGATTTCGCCCGCTTCGGTCTGATGATGATGAACGGCGGCCGGGCCAACGGTCACCAGATCGTGCCGGCCGACTGGGTCGCCCTGTCCACGCGGCCGACGGAAGCCGTGCCCAAAGGCCAGATGGGCTACGGGCTGCAATGGTGGGATCTCGATAACGGCGCCTACTCGGCGATCGGGCTCCAGGGACAATACATTTACATCGACCCGAAGACGAAAACGCTGGTCGTCAAGCTGAGCTACTTCCCGCCGGCGGAACAGGACGCTTCCGAAGAGACCGCGGCCTTCCTCAAGGCTGCATCGACCTGGACCCCGCAATAG
- a CDS encoding helix-turn-helix transcriptional regulator, whose amino-acid sequence MQGLDSDLLLDLYSCAHEPERWGRVMDRLCQRMGVGSSVVQILQPKGAVMVPVWSARDSASMRAAALHDRFVNNSSNPRFEMKSHARLAPSRLIRDGDWFEPGCPRYTELRQKLGNAGLGQSIAFGLKCGDDGVFSMILHRSAQDDRDFDSEQEQFLLELGPHLEKTLELSQRVESQTNRTAGLESLLEALRAGALICRADRTIAWWNASAERIVQQSAHLVLQDGILRARRHVEDRMLQDLVCRGAESAAPGGVLVLGSGQPDEVQILALPPSAFASGPLTPSETAGQIGLILARPHDAPVLGADDVARLFGLTAAEARVAAALCAGSSVKDYAVSRGLAEGSARNQLKQALAKTGAGRQSDLVRTLCTSVLGWANKPVHPVGPSRGRRH is encoded by the coding sequence ATGCAGGGACTCGATTCCGATCTGCTACTGGACTTGTACAGTTGCGCGCACGAACCCGAGCGGTGGGGGCGCGTCATGGATCGCCTGTGCCAGCGAATGGGTGTAGGTTCCTCGGTAGTGCAAATCCTGCAGCCGAAAGGCGCGGTGATGGTGCCCGTGTGGAGTGCCCGCGATTCCGCCTCGATGCGCGCAGCCGCGTTGCACGATCGCTTCGTCAACAACAGCTCAAACCCTCGCTTCGAAATGAAGTCCCACGCCAGACTCGCCCCCTCCCGGCTAATCCGGGACGGCGATTGGTTCGAGCCGGGATGTCCACGCTACACCGAACTCCGCCAAAAGCTCGGCAATGCGGGACTCGGACAATCGATCGCCTTCGGTCTCAAATGCGGTGACGATGGCGTGTTTTCGATGATCCTCCATCGAAGCGCGCAAGACGACCGCGATTTCGATTCGGAGCAAGAGCAGTTCCTGCTCGAACTCGGCCCTCACCTGGAGAAGACCCTCGAGCTCAGCCAACGGGTGGAGAGCCAGACGAACCGTACCGCGGGATTGGAAAGCCTGCTCGAAGCGCTCCGCGCAGGAGCGCTGATCTGCCGCGCCGATCGCACGATTGCATGGTGGAATGCCTCTGCCGAACGCATCGTGCAGCAATCCGCCCATCTGGTCCTGCAGGACGGAATCCTTCGTGCGCGTCGCCACGTAGAGGACCGAATGTTGCAGGATCTCGTGTGTCGCGGTGCAGAATCGGCGGCCCCGGGCGGCGTTTTGGTTCTCGGCTCGGGTCAGCCGGACGAGGTTCAAATCCTTGCGCTCCCCCCTTCCGCGTTTGCGAGTGGGCCACTCACGCCGAGCGAGACGGCGGGTCAGATCGGGCTCATCCTGGCGCGGCCGCACGATGCCCCTGTCCTCGGCGCGGATGACGTCGCCCGACTCTTCGGCCTGACCGCCGCCGAAGCGCGGGTCGCGGCCGCGCTGTGCGCGGGCAGCAGCGTCAAGGATTATGCCGTAAGCCGCGGGCTTGCCGAAGGAAGCGCGAGAAACCAACTCAAGCAGGCGTTGGCAAAGACCGGCGCAGGACGGCAGTCCGATCTTGTCCGCACGTTGTGCACGTCGGTCCTCGGCTGGGCCAACAAGCCGGTGCATCCCGTGGGGCCGAGCAGAGGCCGGCGCCACTAG
- a CDS encoding TonB-dependent receptor produces the protein MSDLNARTISVERRGRRFLRATLAAGVSVLATSVLAPPALAQDSDADSGTENEIVVTGIRASLERAMDIKRESSGVVDAISAEDIGKFPDTNLAESLQRVPGVSINRVNGEGSQVTVRGFGPQFNLVTVNGRQIATSFVNAVGGDQSVDFSRATSRSFDFDNLASEGVSRLEVYKTGRAAIPSGGIGASINIVTQRPLDIAGDGLRGSLGAKALYDLSNDKFHVDPDLSGIVTWTDLDNTFGVSLFGAYQERQSAAASATSNDWNITPFSSFPGRGPSTQVSGAPSDPSTLVAVPNDSRYHYSESERKRINASATMQFRPVDSLTFTADALFAQNRIHEARNDQTNWFNRPFDHITFDDTDAVPTAIYIDEGAGYGTKDIGFEQQYRATKTELQSYGLNAEWDLGSSFQLTLDGNHSVSNSTPDAANGASSTLVGFGAPVVDAHSVDFSGPVPHQMWTLNDGGAGTDGILGTADDRGNNNGVLDIGDLGTQVQRTNASSQRHRLDQLSANLGWDFGGGSRFDVGTSYIDSRMTSARTQTQQTLGDWGINNVGDVQAVAGDLVHEFCLACQFDHYSVTDADVAFRGNAVDLYQAFAPYYANLGNPINVTGDDYDRVGEKIWAAYAQLTWKGTMMGRPAGLVAGVRYENTKVTAFSRVAQPVRIEWDSDNDFTRVIGSDVAEISRKGEYNNLLPSVDFQIEPMDDVVARVSYSKTIARADYGNLFASQSAGAPNRPTALGGVTSGNQGNPDLLPLISDNFDISLEWYFAPTSYVSGGFFYKKVKNFVGVGQVDQALFGLRDPSSGAAGTRSGDALDEIDSLGAVLSDVSLFTMTALIDAHGGDVAAASAEFQSHLGANGQLDQAFVDTVLAARDVIANADDPLFDFQVQTPINNREGNIHGFELQGQYFFGTTGFGVSGSFTKVYGDVNVDILSDPGTNVYALVGLADSFNVTGIYERGPISFRVAYNWRDKFLSAVNRGGGRSPVFFEPFGTLDAHVSYDLTDNIAVSLEAINILGEPVRSYGRDDNQLWFAQELSPRIFAGARFRF, from the coding sequence ATGAGCGATCTGAACGCGCGCACTATTTCGGTCGAACGTAGGGGAAGGCGATTCTTGCGGGCCACGCTGGCGGCCGGTGTGTCGGTTCTTGCGACAAGCGTCCTTGCGCCGCCGGCGCTGGCGCAGGACAGCGATGCCGACTCGGGCACTGAAAACGAAATTGTCGTCACGGGCATTCGCGCCAGCCTCGAACGTGCGATGGACATAAAGCGCGAGTCGAGCGGCGTCGTCGATGCGATCTCGGCGGAAGATATCGGCAAGTTCCCTGACACCAATCTCGCCGAATCGCTGCAACGCGTTCCCGGCGTTTCGATCAACCGGGTCAATGGCGAAGGATCGCAGGTCACGGTCCGTGGATTCGGGCCGCAGTTCAATCTCGTAACCGTCAATGGGCGCCAGATCGCCACGTCGTTCGTCAACGCGGTGGGCGGTGACCAGTCGGTCGACTTCTCCCGAGCGACCAGCCGCTCGTTCGACTTCGACAATCTGGCATCGGAAGGTGTCAGCCGGCTGGAGGTCTACAAGACCGGTCGTGCGGCCATTCCCTCCGGCGGCATCGGCGCCTCGATCAACATCGTCACCCAGCGTCCGCTCGACATCGCCGGCGACGGCTTGCGCGGCAGCTTGGGCGCCAAGGCGCTCTATGACCTGAGCAACGACAAGTTCCACGTCGATCCTGACTTGTCGGGCATCGTGACCTGGACCGATCTCGACAACACCTTCGGCGTGTCGTTGTTCGGCGCCTATCAAGAGCGTCAGAGCGCTGCGGCCAGCGCCACTTCGAACGACTGGAATATCACGCCGTTCTCGTCATTTCCGGGGCGGGGACCCTCGACACAGGTGTCGGGCGCGCCGTCGGACCCGAGCACCTTGGTGGCAGTGCCCAACGACAGTCGCTATCACTATTCCGAATCCGAACGTAAGCGGATCAACGCTTCGGCCACCATGCAATTTCGTCCGGTCGACAGCCTTACGTTCACTGCCGACGCGCTGTTTGCGCAGAACAGGATTCACGAAGCGCGCAACGACCAGACCAACTGGTTCAACCGTCCGTTCGACCACATCACCTTCGACGACACCGACGCAGTGCCCACCGCCATCTACATCGACGAAGGCGCTGGTTACGGCACGAAGGATATCGGCTTCGAGCAGCAATACCGCGCGACCAAGACCGAACTGCAGTCGTACGGCCTGAATGCCGAATGGGATCTCGGCTCGAGCTTCCAACTGACGCTCGATGGCAATCACTCGGTCTCGAACTCGACCCCGGACGCGGCCAATGGCGCGAGCTCGACTTTGGTGGGCTTCGGCGCGCCTGTGGTCGATGCGCATTCGGTAGACTTCTCTGGTCCCGTTCCGCATCAAATGTGGACCTTGAACGACGGCGGCGCGGGAACCGACGGCATTCTCGGCACGGCCGACGATCGCGGCAACAACAACGGCGTTCTCGATATCGGCGATCTCGGCACGCAGGTCCAGCGGACCAATGCGTCGAGCCAACGGCATCGGCTCGACCAACTGAGCGCAAACCTCGGTTGGGACTTCGGCGGCGGTAGCCGCTTCGACGTCGGCACCAGCTACATCGATTCGAGGATGACAAGCGCCCGTACCCAGACGCAGCAAACGCTGGGCGACTGGGGCATCAATAACGTCGGAGACGTCCAGGCGGTCGCCGGCGACCTGGTCCACGAATTCTGTCTAGCCTGTCAGTTCGACCACTATTCGGTCACCGACGCGGACGTTGCGTTCCGCGGCAATGCGGTCGACCTCTACCAGGCCTTTGCGCCGTATTACGCGAACCTCGGCAATCCGATCAACGTCACTGGCGACGACTACGACCGTGTCGGCGAAAAGATCTGGGCCGCTTACGCTCAGCTGACCTGGAAGGGGACGATGATGGGCCGCCCGGCGGGTCTGGTCGCCGGGGTTCGTTACGAGAACACCAAGGTCACGGCTTTCTCGCGGGTCGCGCAGCCGGTGCGGATCGAGTGGGACTCGGACAACGACTTCACGCGAGTGATCGGATCCGACGTTGCCGAGATCAGCCGCAAAGGGGAGTACAATAACCTTCTGCCTTCGGTCGATTTCCAGATCGAACCGATGGACGACGTCGTTGCCCGCGTGTCGTACAGCAAGACCATCGCCCGCGCCGACTACGGCAACCTGTTCGCTTCCCAATCGGCCGGCGCTCCGAACCGCCCGACCGCTTTGGGGGGCGTGACGAGCGGCAACCAGGGAAATCCGGACCTCCTGCCGCTGATCTCGGACAACTTCGATATCTCGCTCGAGTGGTACTTCGCGCCGACGAGCTACGTATCCGGCGGATTTTTCTACAAGAAGGTCAAAAACTTCGTGGGCGTCGGGCAAGTCGACCAGGCGCTATTCGGCCTGCGTGATCCGAGTTCGGGCGCCGCTGGCACACGCTCGGGCGACGCGCTCGACGAAATCGACTCGCTGGGCGCCGTGTTGAGCGACGTGAGCCTCTTCACGATGACGGCGCTGATCGACGCCCACGGGGGCGACGTTGCGGCGGCTTCGGCAGAATTCCAGTCTCACCTGGGCGCCAACGGCCAGCTCGATCAGGCTTTCGTCGATACCGTGCTCGCGGCCCGCGACGTGATCGCCAATGCCGACGATCCGCTGTTCGACTTCCAGGTCCAGACGCCGATCAACAACCGCGAAGGCAATATCCATGGCTTCGAGTTGCAGGGCCAGTATTTCTTCGGAACGACGGGCTTCGGCGTTTCGGGCTCGTTCACCAAGGTTTATGGCGACGTCAATGTCGATATCCTGTCGGATCCGGGTACCAACGTTTACGCGCTGGTCGGTCTGGCTGACAGCTTCAACGTCACAGGCATCTACGAGCGCGGACCCATATCCTTCCGCGTAGCTTACAACTGGCGGGACAAGTTCCTCTCGGCGGTAAACCGCGGCGGCGGGCGAAGCCCGGTGTTTTTCGAGCCATTCGGAACGCTCGATGCGCATGTCAGCTACGACTTGACCGACAACATCGCCGTATCGCTCGAAGCGATCAACATCCTCGGGGAGCCGGTCAGGTCTTACGGCCGCGACGACAATCAGCTCTGGTTCGCGCAGGAACTCAGTCCGCGGATTTTCGCCGGAGCGCGCTTCCGGTTCTGA
- a CDS encoding SapC family protein encodes MTHVLLNNVDHGDLNVVTRHGPEFGDAVNQVLVFPTEFENVQREYPIVLRRSAEGPLRPVALLGLSRDENLFLDGAGGWQAGYVPALLQRGPFSIAAPADAEGEPMIHIDPEHPRVSRSEGTPIFLPQGGNSPYLERIAGVLRIIYIGHHLLDPMNAAFERADLLRPVNLDVRVGETEVYRVPEAFTIDRERLAALDSKELADLHKEGFLQSAFMIAASLGNVQRLADRKSQQQDAPA; translated from the coding sequence ATGACCCACGTCCTGCTGAACAACGTCGACCACGGCGACCTCAACGTCGTCACCCGTCACGGGCCCGAGTTCGGTGACGCGGTCAATCAGGTCCTGGTCTTCCCGACCGAATTCGAAAACGTGCAGCGCGAATATCCGATCGTGCTGCGCAGGAGCGCCGAGGGCCCGCTGCGGCCAGTCGCGTTGCTCGGCTTGTCGCGCGACGAAAACCTGTTTCTCGATGGCGCGGGAGGATGGCAGGCGGGCTACGTCCCTGCGCTGCTCCAGCGCGGACCTTTCAGCATCGCCGCGCCCGCCGATGCCGAGGGCGAGCCGATGATCCACATCGACCCCGAACATCCCCGGGTTTCGCGCAGCGAAGGCACGCCGATCTTCCTGCCGCAGGGCGGGAATTCGCCATATCTCGAGCGGATCGCCGGCGTCTTGCGCATCATCTACATCGGCCATCACTTGCTCGATCCGATGAACGCGGCGTTCGAGCGCGCCGACTTGCTCCGGCCGGTTAACCTCGATGTGCGGGTCGGCGAGACCGAGGTTTACCGCGTGCCGGAGGCGTTTACGATCGATCGCGAGCGGCTTGCAGCACTGGATTCGAAGGAGTTGGCGGACTTGCACAAGGAGGGCTTCCTGCAAAGCGCTTTCATGATCGCCGCCTCGCTCGGAAACGTGCAACGCCTGGCCGATCGCAAGAGCCAGCAGCAAGACGCCCCCGCGTGA
- a CDS encoding cupin-like domain-containing protein, with translation MSLDAPPVRRLAGIAAEAIPFDELIAAQEPVVLEGAARDWPLVRRGGEGAAQAADYLKRFTNERPVTAFTGPPEIGGRFHYDAEVTGLNFTAGRISLGAFLDTIVEHMQDAAPPSFYIGSTDLDTFLPGLRDENDLPLDHPAFADKPPLASIWIGNRTVAAAHHDMSNNLACCMVGRRRFTLFPPDQVANLYPGPLEPTPAGQVVTMVDFRAPDFDRYPRFREALAAAQIAEMEPGDVLFYPALWWHQVEALDAFNVMINYWWNPTPEYLDTPHTTLLHALLSLRDRPETEKRAWQALFEFYVFGDPERAGSHLPEHARGSLAPLDEKSARRLRAQVLNRLNR, from the coding sequence GTGAGCCTCGATGCGCCACCTGTCCGGCGCCTGGCGGGAATTGCGGCCGAGGCGATCCCGTTCGACGAACTGATCGCGGCGCAGGAACCCGTCGTGCTCGAGGGCGCGGCGCGCGACTGGCCTCTCGTCAGGCGGGGCGGCGAGGGTGCCGCACAGGCTGCCGATTACCTTAAACGATTTACCAACGAGCGGCCGGTTACCGCTTTCACCGGTCCGCCTGAAATCGGCGGCCGCTTCCATTACGATGCCGAAGTGACCGGGCTCAACTTCACAGCAGGCCGCATTTCGCTCGGCGCGTTTCTCGACACGATCGTCGAACACATGCAAGACGCTGCGCCGCCGTCGTTTTACATCGGCTCCACCGACCTCGATACCTTTCTGCCGGGGCTGCGTGATGAGAACGATCTCCCCCTCGATCATCCGGCCTTCGCCGATAAGCCGCCGTTGGCGAGCATCTGGATCGGCAACCGCACGGTCGCGGCGGCACATCACGATATGTCGAACAACCTCGCCTGCTGCATGGTCGGGCGGCGCCGGTTCACGCTGTTCCCGCCCGACCAGGTCGCCAACCTCTATCCGGGCCCGCTCGAGCCGACGCCGGCCGGGCAGGTCGTGACCATGGTCGATTTCCGCGCGCCGGATTTCGACCGTTATCCGCGTTTCCGCGAGGCGTTGGCGGCGGCGCAGATCGCCGAGATGGAGCCGGGCGACGTGCTGTTCTACCCTGCGCTCTGGTGGCACCAGGTGGAGGCGCTCGACGCCTTCAACGTGATGATCAACTATTGGTGGAATCCGACGCCGGAATACCTCGACACGCCGCACACCACGCTGCTTCACGCGCTGCTCAGCCTGCGCGACAGGCCCGAGACCGAAAAGCGCGCATGGCAGGCCCTGTTCGAGTTCTATGTTTTCGGGGATCCGGAACGAGCCGGTTCCCACTTGCCCGAGCACGCCAGGGGCAGCCTCGCGCCCTTGGATGAAAAAAGCGCCCGCCGACTGCGCGCGCAAGTGCTCAATCGGCTCAACCGGTGA